The Sulfurovum riftiae genome contains the following window.
CGGTGTGGTCTGCTCGACCTTCGAGAGCAGGGCGATCAAAAATGCCACGAGTAATGACTTTTTGACACTCTGTCCCGGTATCAGACCGTTCGGGGAAGATGCTGGAGACCAGCAGCGTGTTGCGACACTTGAGCTTGCCAATGAAGAGGGAGTGGATTATCCGGTAGTGGGAAGACCCATCTATAAAGACAGCGATCCCAAAAGAAAAGTGGAAGAGATCCTCAAGGTGATCTCTACTTTTTAACGTCTGCTTTTTTGGCAGCTTTTGCCTTTTTAGGGTCTGCCATGTCGGCAGCGTTTTTCATACCCTGGACCATAAAGTATGCTCCGACGGCAAACATAGCCAGAACAATAAGCGGTGCTAATTTTTGGAACATTTGACATCCTGAAATATTTTTTAAAATCATACTATAAAGTAGCCGTTTTTAAGCTTGAGTTTAAGGCAAGTAGATTATAATCCCATCACAAAAACTACTACTGGACAGTTGGGTGAGTTGGCTGAAACCACATCCCTGCTAAGGATGCGTACTCGTAAGGGTACCGAGGGTTCGAATCCCTCACTGTCCGCCATCAAACTATACTAACAAATACAATTATTTCAAGAATTATTACAATAACTGTCTTTTATTTTGCAAATCAGTAATAATTGTTTCGGTCTTTTCTCTGTTTTTTGAAAGCAGAAAACCGGAGCTCAGCAGCAGGTCATCTTTCTTCCAGATGATCTTCATTACAGGTATCCCTCCTCCCCATTGACCTGCGTGCCATTTACCGATCTTGATATCGATAATGTGTTCAAAGGGAATCACCATTGGATCTTTTGTAAGGTATTTTTGGAAATAGAAGGCTGTTTCGTCATACCAAAAGGTACCTTTTCCACGTGCAAAGAAACCATCTTTTTTATATCTTTTCCACCATTTTTCATTGATCTCGGTACCCATATAGTGTCCCGTATTGTTCGTCAGATTAAAATCCAATGTGTACCTTTTATGTATCTCTGCGTTCTTTTCGTCTTTCCTGACCTTGGTATTGATGGTCTGTAAGATTTCTGAAGTCATTTTCCAGGCTGATATTCGCCATTTTTTCCAACTCTTCGAAGTTGTGGCTTTTTACAGTGAAGGCAAGTTCGGTGACATGTACCATACTTCCTCTTTGTGAAGAGACCTCTTTTTGGAAGACGACATGGGCACTTTCTATATCATTACCGTCTTTGCTGTAAGTATATCTCAGGAATTTCGGTTCAAGTTCGAACTCATTGATCTGGTCTATCTTGCTCTGTTTCATGGCAGCAATGTGCTCGGCATCAGCTTCAAGGTTCTCTTCTTCGCAGCCGAAGTATTTGGAGGTGATGATTCTGTTAAAAGTGCGTCCGGGAGGTTCGGATTCAACTGTCTCTTCCTCTTTGGGAGAAAATATTTTTTTGAAAAATTCTAGCATCAGGTACTTTCTTATTTGGATTACTTATTATACATCATATTTTCATGAAAATGTATATTCTCTCTCTTTCTCTTTGAATGTGCATGCTCCTGGCTCTGCTTTGTGTAGATTCGTGATATAATTATATACTTAAAAAACAAGCGAGCAACTATTGAATCTACCACTAACGACCGACTTTGAAACACTGCTTCTTTCCGATACTCCCCTTATCGATGTCCGTGCGCCTGTGGAATTCGAAAAAGGGGCATTCCCATCATCTGTCAACCTGCCTTTGATGAACAATGAGGAGAGAGAAGCGGTCGGTACCTGTTATAAAGAGCAGGGCAGCCGAAAGGCTCTGGAGCTTGGGTACAGTCTGGTCCAGGGGGAGATAAAAGAGAAACGGGTAAAAGCATGGTGCGATTTCATCGATGCACATCCCAATGCGGTGTTGTACTGTTTCAGGGGAGGGGATCGTTCCCGTATTTCCCAGGAGTGGCTGCATGAGGCGGGGTATGAGATACCGCGTATCAAAGGTGGGTATAAAGCATTTCGCAGATACATACTCGAAGAATTTGAAAATGTCGGGTCAAGGTTCACACCTATTGTTCTTGGCGGTACTACCGGTTCTGGAAAGACCATTTTGCTGCAAAAGATAAAGCAGAGTGTGGACCTCGAAGGCCTGGCGAAACACAGAGGTTCCGCTTTTGGCCGACAGATAGAACCGCAGCCTACGCAGATAAACTTCGAACATGAACTTGCAGCATCTCTTCTGAAGAAGATAAAATCAGGGATGAGCGAGATCGTTGTGGAGGATGAGAGCCGGAAGATCGGACAGAGAGAGATACCTCCGGCACTCTTCTCTCGTTTCAAAGAGGCGCCTCTGCTGATATTGGAAGTACCTATAGCACAAAGGGTAGAGACGATCCTTAAAGAGTATGTCAGTGGTTTTCAGCGTCAGTTTACAGAGCGTTTTGGAGATGAAGAAGGATTGAAGGCATGGGAAGAGACGATGTTGAGGAGTTTTCACGGTATCCAAAGAAGGCTGGGGGGACTGCGGCACAGTGAGCTGGTCTCTATATTTGATGAAGCTGTAAGATCGCAGGAAAGTTCCGGCAAGCTTGAAGGACACCGTGTTTGGATCGAAGCACTGCTGCGTGAATATTACGACCCGATGTATGAATATCAGATAGAACAGAGCAAAGAGCGTATTGTATTCAGAGGAAATGAGTCGGAGATATTGGCATACCTGGAGCAGAGGATGGAAAAATGATAGAGATTCCCCATTTTAAAGATCTGGAGATAGAGAATATTCTCTTTGATTACAACGGAACACTGGCAACGGACGGATATTTGAAGGAAGAGACAAAAGTGTTGCTGAAAGAAGTGTGCGAAAAGTACAACGTCTATGTCATCACTGCAGATACTTTCGGTACGGTCAAGGAAGCATTGCAAGCATTCGAGCTTGAAGTGTTGGTACTTTCAAGCAGGGATCATACCAAGGAAAAGGCAGATTTCCTCTCAAAGTTGAATAGTGAGAAAACAGTTGCTTTGGGAAACGGGAACAACGATGCCCGGATGCTAAAGGATGCCATACTTTCCATTGCCATTATGGGTGATGAAGGCTGTGCAAAAGAGACACTGCTGGCTTCAGATATTGTCTGTAAGGAGATTGGCTCTGCCATGGAACTGCTGCTCAAGCCCCAAAGGCTCATTGCTACCCTGCGGAGATGATCAGCTTCTGATCTCCAGAAAGTTTTTCGTACTGATATCATCCCATGGCTTGTTGAGCTTGTAGAAAGCTTCATAGCTTGCAAGGACACGTTTGAAATCATCACTTTTCGCACTCTCGTCGGCAAGTACCTCTTTGAGCGCGACTTTGGCTGCTTCCATCATATCTTTCGGAAAAGTCTTTATCTGCACGTTCTTTGGGAGTTCCTGGAGCGCTTTGGCATTTTTGTAGCGGAACTCCTGAAGCATATTGCCCGTCATCTCTGCACTGGCTGCGGTTATGATGGCCCTGTGTTCGTCACTGAGCTTTTCCCATCTGGCCTTGTTGAAGGTGATCTCCAAAATGGATCCCGGTTCATGCCATCCTGTGTAGTAATAAGGGGCAGCCTTGGCAAAGCCCATCATACTGTCGAGTGCCGGACCGACCCATTCGGTCGCATCGATGGTACCGCGTTCGAGTGAGGTGTAGATCTCTCCTGCCGGCAGGAGTACCGGGTTGACCCCCAGACGTTTCATCACCTCTCCTCCAAGACCGGGAATACGCATCTTAAGACCCTTGAGGTCTGCCAGGGAGTTGATCTCTTTTTTGAACCAGCCGCCCATTTGGGGACCTGTGGTACCGCCTATGAGCGGGTAGAGATTGAACTTGCCGTACAGTTCACGCCAGAGTTCGTAACCCCCGCCGAATTTCAGCCAGGTGATCATCTCTTCACTGGTCAAGCCCAGCGGCATACCGCCAAAGATGGAAAACGCCGGGTTCTTGCCTTTCCAGTAGTAGACACCCGAATGAAAGGCATCTATCTGTGCAGCGGAACAGGCATCGAAGACCTGCATGGCCGGCACGAGGATATTCTTTGCAAAGACCTTGATCTCCAGTGTACCGCCACTGAGTTCCCCGCAGCGTTTGGCAAAGGTGTCCACTCCGGTTCCCATGATGGGAAAATGGGCAGGCCAGGAGGTCGCCAATTTGAGGGTGACCTTCTTTCCTTTGTTTATGTTGACAGCTCCGGCAACCGATTTTTCTTCAGCTCTGTGACAGGCATTCAGGGCCAATGCCGAAGCACCCAATGCAGCACCTGCTATAAAACTTCTTCTTTTCATTGTCAAATCATCCTTGCATTAATGAATTGCATAGTAACATAAGAATGATGATAAATAAGCCTACAGAGGAAGAGTCGTAATGCGATGCCATATTTGTAACGAACCGACATTGATGTTCCTGGATGAGAAGATGCAGATGCTCTATTATCACTGTACCGAGTGTGAGTATATCTTTAAAGACCCTTCAGTATATCAGGATTTTACAGATCAGAAGGATCGATATGACCTGCATGAGAATGAAGAAGAGAATGCAGGGTACAGAGCTTATTTCAAGCGTTTTTTGGACCATGTCCTTTCTTTGGTACAAAAACCTGAATCTGCATTGGACTTTGGCTGTGGAGAGAGTTCACTTTTGGCTTCTATGCTTGAAGAGCATGGCATTTCCTGTGACTATTATGACCCGATCTACCATCCGGAGGGACTGGTTAATAGTAAAAAATATGATCTTATCGTGAGTACAGAAGTCTTTGAACATCTGCATCAGCCAAGAGAGGTTTTTGAGAGTCTGGTAGATCGTCTGAACCCAAGTGGATACCTGGCCATTCAGACAGAGTTCCATCCCAATGAGATGGGTGCATTCAAGAACTGGTATTATCCTAAGGATCCCACACATATTGTTTTTTTTACAGCCAAAACATTTGAAGTCTTAAGTGATCTTTTTAAATGCAGAGTGATTGATGACAATGGAAAGAATATCGTGGTGATGAAGAAGAAAAAGTAGGGTCGGTTTACCGACCAAAATAATAAAATCAGAATGCAAGAAGGTCGGTAAACCGACCCTACAAATTTAGAAGAGACTGTACTCTTCCTTAATCGTGTTGAGAATGCTCTTGTCTGCATTGTAGATGAAAGCGTAGTTGAAGAGGGTACTTTTGAGGATCTCTCTGACCTCCTCTTTGTTTTCGAACCAGTGGGGCCTGTCTATGCCCGGTACTTTGGTCTTTGGCGGTGTGAGCACAATGCCTTTGACCCAGGTATTGCTTCGCTTGATGTACTCTCTGGCTTCCACGATATCTTCGATATTGTCCGTGAAGATTGCTACCTGGTCACTTTTGCCCGCCTGTGTACTTTTAAGCTGTCCGTCAATGAAGACCGGCATGAAGTGCTTGGTGTACTTGATGCGGTCTACCGAGTAGGGAAGGTCCTCTGCTTCGCAGAAAGCCACGACACGCAGGAGATAGTCCAAATGGAAAGGAATAAGCTCTTTCTCCTGGTAGACATAACCGCCGACCTTGAAGGTCGTTCTGAAAAGTGTATCGAAGATGGGGTAGCCTTCCACATCTCTTTCCAGTCTCTTAATGTCCGGCTTGATGAGTTTCATCAGCTCTTTGTCCGTACCTACGAAAAGGGCATCGTCAGAGTTGAGGATCTGCTCGAAGGCTTTTCTCCAGTCGTTTGCGATGAAGGAGATGTTCCCTTTGTGAAGGAGGATCATCTTGAGAAATGAGAGCTCATGTTCGTTGAGAAGGAAGAACTTCGCCTCTTTCTTGATGATGACATAACGGATAAGTTTGAAAGCAGCCAGCTGAATGTCTGAAACTTTGATCCATGCGATCTCGTCATCTTTTCTCTCGATACTGTCATCATCATAGATGATGGCATAGGCGCCGTTCTCGATGGCTTTGTCTATCTCTTCCTGATTGGAGGAGAAGAAGAGGTCGCCGTGCTCCACTTTGGAGTGGTAGACCGTTGCCGCTTCTATGGCCTGTACTTTCGGTGTGTTGCTGAGGGTTCCCTCTGTGAGGTTAAGGATGTCTTCTATTTTCATTAGCTTATCGGTGTTCCGGCTTTCTTCGGTTTTTCAGGACGGATCATACAGAGACCGTCCTCATCTTTGGCTGCAAGCAGCATGCCTTCACTTTTGAGTCCCATAAGTTTTGCCGGCTTGAGGTTTGCCACGACGCAGACCTGTGTGTCAAGCATATCGTCAGCAGAGTACCACTCTTTGATACCTGCAACGACCTGTCTTGGCTTCTCCTCGCCGATGTCGACCTGAAGCAGAAGCAGTTTCTTGCTCTTTGGTACTTCTTCTGCTGCAACGACGGTTCCGACCTTTAAAGAAGTCTGGAAGAACTGGTCGATACCGATGAGGGCGATGCCTTCGGTCTCGGCAGTATTCTTTTCTTTCTCTTTTTCGGTCCCTGAGCCTGTCGAAGGGGTCGAAGGAGTCGAAGGGGCATCTTTAGGCTCTGCCTGCTCAAGCAGCGGTTCTTCCACGCGTGGGAAGAGCGGCGGCACTTTCTCGATGGTAAAGGTCTCAAGCAGCTTCTTCTCTTTTATGAGCGCTGTCCAGCTCTCATTGTCTATGGTGAAGTTCAATGCAGCGGAGATCTTCGGACAGATCTCAGGCATGACAGGATAGAGCATGACCGCTACTTTGGCAAGGATGTTCGCAATAAGCCCGTTAAGTGCCATTGCTTCTTCCTCTTTGCCCTCTTTCATCAGTGTCCACGGCTGATACTTGTCAATGGATCTGTTGGCTACAGAGAGCGGTCTCCAGAGTTCTTCGAGATACCGGTGTATCTGCATCTCGAAGAGCATAGGCTCGAGCTTCTCGAAAGAGGCATCGATCTCATCAAGTTCTGCCTGGTAGTATTTGGCGACATTGGCAGAATCTACCGTACCT
Protein-coding sequences here:
- the mnmH gene encoding tRNA 2-selenouridine(34) synthase MnmH, translating into MNLPLTTDFETLLLSDTPLIDVRAPVEFEKGAFPSSVNLPLMNNEEREAVGTCYKEQGSRKALELGYSLVQGEIKEKRVKAWCDFIDAHPNAVLYCFRGGDRSRISQEWLHEAGYEIPRIKGGYKAFRRYILEEFENVGSRFTPIVLGGTTGSGKTILLQKIKQSVDLEGLAKHRGSAFGRQIEPQPTQINFEHELAASLLKKIKSGMSEIVVEDESRKIGQREIPPALFSRFKEAPLLILEVPIAQRVETILKEYVSGFQRQFTERFGDEEGLKAWEETMLRSFHGIQRRLGGLRHSELVSIFDEAVRSQESSGKLEGHRVWIEALLREYYDPMYEYQIEQSKERIVFRGNESEILAYLEQRMEK
- a CDS encoding HAD family hydrolase encodes the protein MIEIPHFKDLEIENILFDYNGTLATDGYLKEETKVLLKEVCEKYNVYVITADTFGTVKEALQAFELEVLVLSSRDHTKEKADFLSKLNSEKTVALGNGNNDARMLKDAILSIAIMGDEGCAKETLLASDIVCKEIGSAMELLLKPQRLIATLRR
- a CDS encoding TRAP transporter substrate-binding protein; protein product: MKRRSFIAGAALGASALALNACHRAEEKSVAGAVNINKGKKVTLKLATSWPAHFPIMGTGVDTFAKRCGELSGGTLEIKVFAKNILVPAMQVFDACSAAQIDAFHSGVYYWKGKNPAFSIFGGMPLGLTSEEMITWLKFGGGYELWRELYGKFNLYPLIGGTTGPQMGGWFKKEINSLADLKGLKMRIPGLGGEVMKRLGVNPVLLPAGEIYTSLERGTIDATEWVGPALDSMMGFAKAAPYYYTGWHEPGSILEITFNKARWEKLSDEHRAIITAASAEMTGNMLQEFRYKNAKALQELPKNVQIKTFPKDMMEAAKVALKEVLADESAKSDDFKRVLASYEAFYKLNKPWDDISTKNFLEIRS
- a CDS encoding class I SAM-dependent methyltransferase; translated protein: MRCHICNEPTLMFLDEKMQMLYYHCTECEYIFKDPSVYQDFTDQKDRYDLHENEEENAGYRAYFKRFLDHVLSLVQKPESALDFGCGESSLLASMLEEHGISCDYYDPIYHPEGLVNSKKYDLIVSTEVFEHLHQPREVFESLVDRLNPSGYLAIQTEFHPNEMGAFKNWYYPKDPTHIVFFTAKTFEVLSDLFKCRVIDDNGKNIVVMKKKK